In Flavobacterium luteolum, the DNA window AAAGACTCTTTTCTTCTTAAATCTCCGATTTCAAAAGCATCCTGAACATCATTACTCGGCACATAAGTAGCACCGTATGAAGCGTTATCATTTAAAATATCTAAACCATATTGAATATTCGAAAAATTTCCTCCTCCATAAGTATTGATAGCTCCTGACCACTGCCAAGAATAAATAGACTCTTGGTTATTATTTCTACTTGTCAGAAACAAATCTCCGAAGTTTGGCATCAAATCGAACTCACCAGAATTGATTACTTTTTCAGCCATTGATTTAGAATCTGCATATTTCTTTTCATATAAATATACTTTGGCTAAAAATGCTTCAGCAGAACCTTGAGTTACAAAAATATTGTCTCCGCTAGGAGTTCTAGATCTAATTTTTGATTTAAGATTTGCTGCGGCAAATTTTAAATCGTTTTCAATGAAGGTATAAACGTCTTCAATTCTATTTGTATTTACCATTGGATTTTTTGCCAAAGCCAAATTATCTTCTATAATAGGCACTGGTCCATACAAACGAACCAAATAAAAATACGCGATCGATCTAAAAAAATGTGCTTCTGCAATTGTGTTTTTAATAACTGCCTTATTCACATCTGCTGTGGCATTTTTTTCAATATTGTTAATTAAGTTATTGGCTTGCGCTATAATTGCAAAACAAGCTCTCCAAGGATCTAACAATATTGGACTATCAGAAGTCAATTTAAACTGAATCAATTCTGGCCCATCAGCATAAGCCAAACAATTCCCTGATGACAGTTCTGACAATGCGTAAAAGTTTTTAGTATAATAAGGAGCCCACATTGCACCATACATTCCGT includes these proteins:
- a CDS encoding RagB/SusD family nutrient uptake outer membrane protein, with amino-acid sequence MKKYINIKTLVLFLTLGLATTSCSEDFLDRPSEDSYSSDQFYNTDEQVARTTYGMYGAMWAPYYTKNFYALSELSSGNCLAYADGPELIQFKLTSDSPILLDPWRACFAIIAQANNLINNIEKNATADVNKAVIKNTIAEAHFFRSIAYFYLVRLYGPVPIIEDNLALAKNPMVNTNRIEDVYTFIENDLKFAAANLKSKIRSRTPSGDNIFVTQGSAEAFLAKVYLYEKKYADSKSMAEKVINSGEFDLMPNFGDLFLTSRNNNQESIYSWQWSGAINTYGGGNFSNIQYGLDILNDNASYGATYVPSNDVQDAFEIGDLRRKESFMIYGDSYPNIKGDGVVGFVMDKTKYPDALANTGAAVKKYVVGQVTSETGPADGWGGMNNCNYIMRYADLLLIHAEATMAGADETTNAAAKESYNKVRLRAGLGILGTNVPLTKAALFHERRVEFAFEGEFWFDLGRLPRQEAINIISKQDRGFDSQGVIHYTPTPTDFIYPKPDVEVRKNPKLKEAPVPYTFK